A single genomic interval of Helianthus annuus cultivar XRQ/B chromosome 13, HanXRQr2.0-SUNRISE, whole genome shotgun sequence harbors:
- the LOC110900219 gene encoding DNA repair protein XRCC4: MNTPKHTCLKLQIPQHPQPIFIKGTWFSSHFNLSITDGSNAWTCTASEDEVAERASNWDQPVSEYVEMSERYLGFQQPGSVYGFADAGGGFKRLSWTFEKEGTKLEWRWKFKPAENSMKITSGILDFLMDANIRLSEEVVMKTKSNDKLKAEAEKCLEQSEKFQNEKAEFETKIYTKFLGVLNSKKAKLRELRDRVSTDHAKSHDDEEDSSQKTETYDGDSEDEDDTAMDITSTSKGTSRGQKRK; encoded by the exons ATGAACACACCAAAACACACCTGCTTAAAACTCCAAATCCCTCAACATCCCCAACCTATCTTCATCAAAGGCACATGGTTTTCTTCTCACTTCAACCTCTCCATCACCGACGGCTCTAACGCTTGGACCTGCACCG CATCGGAAGATGAGGTTGCAGAGCGAGCATCTAATTGGGATCAACCGGTGTCTGAGTACGTTGAAATGTCGGAGCGGTACCTAGGGTTTCAACAACCGGGTTCGGTCTACGGGTTTGCTGATGCTGGTGGAGGATTTAAAAGA TTATCATGGACTTTTGAAAAAGAAGGTACAAAGCTAGAGTGGCGATGGAAATTTAAACCCGCTGAAAACAGTATGAAGATAACTTCAGGAATCTTGGATTTCCTGATGGATGCTAACATACGCCTAAGT GAGGAAGTTGTCATGAAAACAAAGTCAAATGATAAACTGAAAGCGGAAGCTGAAAAGTGTCTAGAACAAAGTGAGAAGTTTCAGAACGAGAAGGCAGAGTTTGAAACTAAAATTTATACGAAG TTTCTTGGTGTGTTGAACTCGAAGAAAGCAAAACTGAGAGAGCTCAGAGACCGGGTGTCGACAGATCATGCAAAATCACATGACGACGAGGAAGACTCAAGTCAAAAAACCGAGACATATGAtggtgatagtgaagatgaagaCGACACTGCTATGGATATCACGAGCACGTCAAAGGGTACATCTCGTGGCCAGAAAAGGAAGTAG
- the LOC110900218 gene encoding uncharacterized protein At2g34160, which yields MSEETATDEQKIAEVAEEMSRMHRIRVSNTKKPFIFYLNLAKKYIKRYNNVKLTALGMAIPTVVLISEILKEDGLATQKLIAISTVQTKDKFTSRYIQKAKIEIVMALNEQYDKAKADAIILKKKSAQPKTGVKKTDGTSLDVTACKSQDEIVDGKAGVKKAVDETKTKTVIEISAAVGSSS from the exons ATGTCTGAAGAAACCGCCACTGATGAGCAGAAAATTGCAGAAGTAGCAGAGGAAATGTCAAGGATGCATCGAATTCGAGTTTCTAACACGAAGAAGCCTTTCATCTTCTACCTTAATCTCGCTAAG AAATACATCAAGCGTTACAACAACGTCAAGCTCACAGCCTTGGGGATGG CTATACCAACTGTTGTTCTAATCTCCGAGATTCTGAAGGAAGATGGACTGGCAACTCAGAAAT TGATAGCCATATCAACTGTTCAAACCAAGGATAAATTCACAAGCAGATACATTCAGAAGGCCAAG ATTGAAATTGTGATGGCACTGAATGAGCAATATGATAAAGCGAAAGCTGATGCGATCATATTGAAGAAAAAGAGTGCTCAGCCTAAG ACTGGAGTCAAGAAGACCGATGGAACATCGCTTGATGTCACGGCTTGTAAATCACAG GATGAAATTGTTGATGGTAAGGCTGGTGTCAAGAAGGCAGTAGATGAGACTAAG ACGAAAACTGTGATTGAGATATCTGCGGCAGTAGGTAGCAGCAGCTGA